In Penaeus vannamei isolate JL-2024 chromosome 4, ASM4276789v1, whole genome shotgun sequence, a single window of DNA contains:
- the LOC113809266 gene encoding pro-resilin-like → MTFKVLALLALVATALASPQNYGYGPPGPAFGPAKYDFNYAVNDPPSGNDFGHQESRDGDFTQGSYYVRLPDGRLQTVNYNVQGDSGFVAEVSYEGQAQYPTQPRAYTPAPTYG, encoded by the exons ATGACATTCAAG GTACTCGCACTCCTCGCCCTCGTGGCCACCGCCCTCGCCAGCCCTCAGAACTACGGCTACGGTCCTCCTGGTCCTGCTTTCGGAccagccaagtacgacttcaactacgccgtcaacgaccctCCCTCGGGCAACGACTTCGGCCACCAGGAGTCTCGTGATGGAGACTTCACTCAGGGTTCCTACTACGTCCGCCTTCCCGACGGTCGCCTGCAGACGGTCAACTACAACGTGCAAGGAGACTCCGGCTtcgtggctgaggtcagctacgagggtcaGGCCCAATACCCGACCCAGCCCCGTGCCTACACACCTGCCCCTACTTACGGATAA